A window of Raphanus sativus cultivar WK10039 unplaced genomic scaffold, ASM80110v3 Scaffold0129, whole genome shotgun sequence contains these coding sequences:
- the LOC130501217 gene encoding uncharacterized protein LOC130501217: MFRIPRGNESSEHPPKGYFTCYEAFLTQCRLWFPIPGVIVQALDRFGIVISQLNVPALESWLGVVILSYELGMDLSPADFEGLWNSKTTSINGVYSMKARTNFSVIHGVTSHAKDYVDRFFFVRIDGESVEEGFLHLFPTDWLYQRGKIVASPFLESEKRVLNVCVFFFSENRCLAHVPSDLSTKRDIFRTMPCSWNSFTLDRIRGAVALHRSRGGTRPCVNDRSYVFAPSRRRRRSRKDKGIAFEASSGNGELPRYDPDFTTENQGVPPPGDFFDELPPAFSRDESLDNEERDKVTAEGARLVNEAVRVWNASIDGSFRTARLARFKAEETEREFAKYRLEVEEQKRRQAEVQARALVRAERSGRRRAAAELNRRAEIFSTEFEAYKEAQDFVGDFRECRGSVGTLHKMQREGFSLSGELAAMDGSMRICANAESFVPPIEGRIRELWNPIQVSEDTADVGAGLNAGDGGEEVDQPDSSFGISLTDCYAFDYNL, from the exons atgtttcgcattcctcgtgggaatgagagttcggagcatcctccgaagggttactttacttgctacgaggcgttcctgacgcaatgccgactgtggttcccaatccctggggtcattgttcaggctctcgaccgtttcggaatcgtaatcagccagctgaacgtgccggctttggaaagctggcttggcgttgtgattttgagttacgagttagggatggaccttagccctgctgacttcgaagggttgtggaactccaagacgacgagcatcaatggagtatactccatgaaggcgaggaccaatttttcggtaatccatggagtcacctcgcacgccaaggattacgttgaccgtttctttttcgtgaggatagatggagagtctgtcgaggaaggctttctccacctattcccgacggactggttgtaccaacgaggtaagattgtcgcatcccctttcttagaatccgaaaagcgagtactgaacgtgtgtgttttttttttttcagagaacaggtgtctcgcgcatgttccttccgatctttcgaccaagagagacatttttaggacaatgccttgttcctggaactcctttactcttgaccggattcgaggggcggtcgcgcttcaccgatcgcgaggcggtacgcggccctgtgtcaatgatagatcctacgtttttgccccttcaaggcggaggcggagatctcggaaggataaagggattgctttcgaggcctcgtcgggaaatggtgagctgccgagatacgatcctgacttcactacagagaatcagggtgttcctcccccgggtgacttctttgatgaactccctccggcgttttcccgtgacgagtctttggacaacgaggagagggacaaggtgactgcggagggtgctcgcttggtcaacgag gccgtgagagtgtggaacgcatcgatcgatggaagtttccgtactgcccggctggcccgtttcaaagcggaggaaacggaaagggaattcgccaagtatcggttggaggtggaggagcaaaaacgccggcaagccgaggtccaggctcgagccctcgttcgtgcggaaaggagcgggcggagaagagctgccgccgagctgaaccgaagggccgaaattttctctaccgaattcgaagcgtacaaagaggctcaggactttgtaggcgattttcgcgagtgtcgtggttcggtcggtactctacacaagatgcagcgtgagggtttctctctttccggcgaacttgccgcgatggatggctcgatgagaatatgcgctaacgccgaatcctttgttcctccgatcgaagggagaattcgagagttgtggaatcctatccaagtctcggaagatacggcggatgtaggcgcgggtttgaatgcaggcgacgggggtgaagaggtcgaccagcccgactcctcgtttggaatatctctaaccgattgttatgcattcgattataatttgtga